From Colias croceus chromosome 24, ilColCroc2.1, the proteins below share one genomic window:
- the LOC123702895 gene encoding upstream activation factor subunit spp27-like translates to MADVRKEDLKKEIIKILQTPKLKKISTKKIIQKLEEVFGTDLTKKKKILHKLIMDHVNGKVSEESESESSEESEEDKKPAKRKKRKYSYDETSSDSDEDTMIYIKRRVSTELVSMAELDEPMRPPKRYAPELDSSDEEDGSADSESEEEKKKPAAKKGKKKKGLDVKDSDRGKKKAGAGGRGKGGGYTRACKLSPALAELMGQEQMPRHEVVKRVWAIVKEKNLYDPNNKQFAICDDALYKVIGTQRFRTFGMMKYLKAHFLD, encoded by the exons ATGGCAGACGTTAGAAAAGAAGATTTAAAAAAGGAAattataa aaatccTTCAAACTCCGAAACTCAAGAAAATATCAACTAAGAAGATCATACAGAAATTGGAGGAGGTATTTGGTACAGACTTGACTAAAAAAAAGAAGATCTTACATAAACTTATTATGGACCATGTGAACGGCAAGGTATCGGAGGAATCTGAATCTGAGAGTTCGGAGGAA AGTGAAGAAGACAAAAAACCGGCGAAGCGAAAGAAACGCAAATACAGTTATGATGAGACCTCAAGTGACTCTGATGAG GATACTATGATATATATCAAACGACGTGTCTCCACTGAGTTGGTAAGTATGGCCGAACTTGATGAGCCCATGAGACCACCGAAGAGATATGCCCCCGAGCTGGACTCCTCTGATGAAGAGGACGGTTCGGCTGATAGCGAATCGGAAGAG gAAAAGAAGAAGCCAGCAGCCAAGAAAGGCAAGAAGAAGAAGGGTTTAGACGTCAAGGACAGTGACCGGGGCAAGAAAAAG gCTGGTGCCGGCGGACGAGGCAAGGGCGGGGGGTACACACGGGCATGCAAACTGTCACCGGCCCTTGCAGAACTCATGGGACAAGAGCAAATGCCCAGACACGAGGTTGTTAAGCGAGTGTGGGCCATCGTCAAGGAGAAGAATTTATATGACCccaataataaacaatttgcgATATGTGATGACGCCCTGTATAAGGTCATTGGTACGCAACGCTTTAGGACGTTTGGCATGATGAAGTACTTGAAGGCACACTTTTTGGATTAA
- the LOC123702878 gene encoding nucleolar protein 14 homolog isoform X1 yields the protein MAKVKNKRNAGLADRVHKKKADPTKKKLNPFEVHINREKIKVLGKKSKHDRGLPGVSRAKAIQKRKETLGTEMKLINKTNTFIDRRIGEKSNNLSAEDRMIARFAAERAKQHTKKSIYNLADDEVLTHRGQTLEQIEKFDDPRSDEEDDEDKPFGGLDNDFVSEGHFGGGILSKTESRDGAKSHKDLIEQLIAESKKRKAEKQKEKEQTLDLTEKLDSEWKDLQPVVFKKIKEDSLIDKLLSKADAGQDYDKMMRELKFDRRGTPSDALKSTEKQKEEERKKLEELEKQRQARMLPEDEAQQKRMQPTVKHRSADDLDDNFELDDEKEIMLAYDKDGKPLVPEHILKDYNVPKARNTFDDGVSDTSSEDENDEDGEEDEDDEENVSDDEENKVNGDVSESDEQSGEENDEDKENSEKSDKEDEESDDDETTVTPIKEKNKSIEHKKEINRKRKMSNSDTVTKKAKGDEPPVEVIENHINENYENRKKESTTIIGDESDESDEKEKSDEDQKSGKIVEKIDVKSDEDGESDKDDDDDDDESDGDSGENDKGEKSDEGEENSDDEKFGSVFELKSAEGDKLRELLSGKTPSQQSTALQKLIKSYDPSLSENNKEILSRLFAHLLQYVNDLFTNLKEEGDVIKAFLIFDKLAPYFYDLIHINKVSTKKFIAELLKEKYDAYKKNSRKMPDLDTLIFFKLISLLYPTSDFRHPVTTPSLVFMTNILAECRFKDAYSVSRGLFIVALILEYTVLSKRFVPTAVNFLRGIFYLCANTSVLNPIQVVPPFRLHKDVKILNLDQDCAKMNVNEKMAAKDLVAQEIDDSFRIKCLSTSILMLREFFDNYIEMEALKAIFEPHMQLLGRIDLEMYPKKVASIVTKVLQHMKETLETKTYTLMAKEKVRPKALRLYEPDIQEVFTGSKSSKLSRENAERARLETKYKREMKGALREIRRDKAYIASVKIRQKIQSDNVRKEKVKQIYKDAAIQQGELNKLKRMK from the exons ATGGCAAAAGTGAAAAATAAGCGAAACGCTGGATTAGCCGATAGAGTACATAAGAAAAAAGCTGATCCAACTAAGAAAAAGTTAAATCCATTCGAAGTTCACATTAACAGAGAGAAAATTAAAGTTTTGGgtaaaaaatcaaaacatgATCGTGGCTTACCGGGAGTTTCTCGCGCCAAAGCCATCCAAAAG CGTAAAGAAACTCTAGGTACCGAAATGAAGTTGATCAACAAAACGAACACATTCATTGACCGTCGTATAGGAGAAAAGAGCAACAACCTATCGGCTGAAGATCGTATGATAGCCAGGTTCGCTGCGGAGAGGGCTAAACAACATACCAAGAAGAGTATTTATAATTTGGCTGATGATGAGGTTTTGACACATAG AGGTCAAACGTTAGAACAAATTGAAAAGTTTGATGACCCCAGATCTGATGAGGAAGATGACGAAGATAAACCATTTGGTGGTTTAGACA ATGATTTTGTGTCAGAAGGCCACTTTGGTGGAGGCATTCTATCAAAAACGGAATCAAGAGATGGCGCCAAATCGCACAAAGACTTAATAGAACAACTGATAGCGGAATCCAAGAAGAGAAAAGCGGAAAAACAGAAGGAGAAAGAACAGACCCTGGATTTGACAGAGAAATTGGATAGCGAGTGGAAAGATCTACAACCAGTTGTGTTTAAGAAGATAAAAGAAGACTCGTTGATTGATAAGTTGCTGAGTAAAGCAGATGCCGGACAGGATTATGACAAAATGATGAGAGAGTTAAAATTTGATAGACGGGGAACT CCATCCGACGCCTTAAAAAGTACAGAGAAGCAAAAggaagaagaaagaaagaaactaGAAGAGCTGGAGAAGCAGAGACAAGCGCGGATGTTGCCGGAGGATGAGGCTCAGCAGAAACGGATGCAACCAACCGTAAAGCATAG GTCAGCTGATGATTTGGATGATAATTTTGAGTTAGATGACGAAAAAGAAATTATGTTGGCTTATGACAAGGATGGGAAACCTTTAGTGCCTGAACATATACTGAAAGATTATAAtg TACCAAAAGCCAGAAATACATTTGATGATGGTGTGTCCGATACATCATCTGAGGATGAAAATGATGAAGATGGTGAAGAAGATGAAGATGATGAAGAAAATGTATCAGATGATGaagaaaataaagttaatggTGATGTTAGCGAAAGTGATGAACAAAGTGGTGAGGAAAATGATGAAGATAAAGAAAACAGTGAAAAGAGTGACAAGGAAGATGAAGAAAGTGACGATGATGAAACAACTGTTACACCTATAAAggagaaaaataaaagcatagaacacaaaaaagaaattaatcgtAAAAGAAAAATGTCAAACAGTGATACAGTTACGAAAAAAGCCAAAGGTGATGAGCCACCTGTTGAAGTTATtgaaaatcatataaatgaGAATTATGAGAATCGCAAGAAAGAAAGTACTACTATTATTGGTGATGAGTCGGATGAAAGTGATGAAAAGGAAAAAAGTGATGAAGATCAAAAAAGTGGTAAAATTGTTGAAAAAATCGACGTAAAAAGTGATGAAGATGGTGAAAGCGATAAAgatgatgatgacgatgatgatgaaagTGATGGTGATAGTGGTGAAAATGATAAAGGTGAAAAAAGTGACGAGGGTGAAGAAAATTCGGATGATGAAAAATTCGGTTCAGTGTTTGAATTGAAGTCGGCGGAAGGTGATAAATTAAGG GAACTATTAAGTGGAAAAACGCCATCACAGCAATCGACAGCCTTacaaaaattgataaaaagttATGATCCCAGTTTATCAGAAAATAACAAAGAGATCCTCAGTCGACTTTTCGCTCATTTACTTCAATATGTTAACGACTTATTCACAAATCTCAAGGAAGAAGGCGATGTTATAAAGGCTTTCTTAATTTTCGACAAACTCGCTCCATATTTCTATGACttaatacacataaataaagtGTCGACAAAGAAATTCATTGCCGAGTTATTGAAAGAAAAGTACGACGCCTACAAAAAGAATTCCAGGAAAATGCCCGATTTAGACACtttgatatttttcaaattaatttcgtTATTATATCCCACATCTGATTTCCGGCATCCGGTCACGACGCCATCTTTAGTTTTCATGACCAACATTTTAGCTGAATGCAGATTCAAAGACGCGTATTCGGTTTCTCGAGGTCTATTTATTGTAgctttaattttagaatacaCAGTTTTGTCGAAACGATTCGTTCCTACCGCGGTTAACTTTTTAAGAGgcattttttatctgtgcgCCAATACGTCAGTATTAAATCCCATTCAAGTTGTACCTCCTTTTAGATTGCATAAAGatgtcaaaattttaaatttggatCAGGATTGCGCCAAAATGAACGTCAATGAGAAAATGGCGGCAAAAGATTTGGTCGCACAGGAGATAGACGATAGTTTTAGGATAAAATGTTTGTCGACTTCCATATTAATGCTAAGGGAATTTTTCGATAATTACATAGAAATGGAGGCATTAAAGGCTATTTTCGAGCCGCATATGCAGTTGTTAGGTCGTATTGATTTAGAAATGTATCCTAAGAAAGTTGCCAGTATTGTAACGAAGGTTTTGCAACACATGAAGGAAACTTTAGAGACAAAGACGTATACACTAATGGCGAAAGAAAAAGTGAGGCCCAAAGCGCTGAGGTTATATGAACCGGATATCCAGGAAGT TTTCACTGGCAGCAAGTCATCAAAATTATCACGTGAAAACGCAGAAAGGGCTCGATTAGAGACTAAATATAAGCGGGAAATGAAGGGAGCTTTGAGAGAAATTAGGAGGGATAAGGCGTATATAGCGTCTGTGAAGATACGACAGAAGATTCAGAG CGACAACGTAAGGAAAGAGAAGGTGAAACAGATCTACAAAGATGCTGCGATACAACAGGGAGAACTGAATAAATTGAAACGaatgaaataa
- the LOC123702878 gene encoding nucleolar protein 14 isoform X2 → MKLINKTNTFIDRRIGEKSNNLSAEDRMIARFAAERAKQHTKKSIYNLADDEVLTHRGQTLEQIEKFDDPRSDEEDDEDKPFGGLDNDFVSEGHFGGGILSKTESRDGAKSHKDLIEQLIAESKKRKAEKQKEKEQTLDLTEKLDSEWKDLQPVVFKKIKEDSLIDKLLSKADAGQDYDKMMRELKFDRRGTPSDALKSTEKQKEEERKKLEELEKQRQARMLPEDEAQQKRMQPTVKHRSADDLDDNFELDDEKEIMLAYDKDGKPLVPEHILKDYNVPKARNTFDDGVSDTSSEDENDEDGEEDEDDEENVSDDEENKVNGDVSESDEQSGEENDEDKENSEKSDKEDEESDDDETTVTPIKEKNKSIEHKKEINRKRKMSNSDTVTKKAKGDEPPVEVIENHINENYENRKKESTTIIGDESDESDEKEKSDEDQKSGKIVEKIDVKSDEDGESDKDDDDDDDESDGDSGENDKGEKSDEGEENSDDEKFGSVFELKSAEGDKLRELLSGKTPSQQSTALQKLIKSYDPSLSENNKEILSRLFAHLLQYVNDLFTNLKEEGDVIKAFLIFDKLAPYFYDLIHINKVSTKKFIAELLKEKYDAYKKNSRKMPDLDTLIFFKLISLLYPTSDFRHPVTTPSLVFMTNILAECRFKDAYSVSRGLFIVALILEYTVLSKRFVPTAVNFLRGIFYLCANTSVLNPIQVVPPFRLHKDVKILNLDQDCAKMNVNEKMAAKDLVAQEIDDSFRIKCLSTSILMLREFFDNYIEMEALKAIFEPHMQLLGRIDLEMYPKKVASIVTKVLQHMKETLETKTYTLMAKEKVRPKALRLYEPDIQEVFTGSKSSKLSRENAERARLETKYKREMKGALREIRRDKAYIASVKIRQKIQSDNVRKEKVKQIYKDAAIQQGELNKLKRMK, encoded by the exons ATGAAGTTGATCAACAAAACGAACACATTCATTGACCGTCGTATAGGAGAAAAGAGCAACAACCTATCGGCTGAAGATCGTATGATAGCCAGGTTCGCTGCGGAGAGGGCTAAACAACATACCAAGAAGAGTATTTATAATTTGGCTGATGATGAGGTTTTGACACATAG AGGTCAAACGTTAGAACAAATTGAAAAGTTTGATGACCCCAGATCTGATGAGGAAGATGACGAAGATAAACCATTTGGTGGTTTAGACA ATGATTTTGTGTCAGAAGGCCACTTTGGTGGAGGCATTCTATCAAAAACGGAATCAAGAGATGGCGCCAAATCGCACAAAGACTTAATAGAACAACTGATAGCGGAATCCAAGAAGAGAAAAGCGGAAAAACAGAAGGAGAAAGAACAGACCCTGGATTTGACAGAGAAATTGGATAGCGAGTGGAAAGATCTACAACCAGTTGTGTTTAAGAAGATAAAAGAAGACTCGTTGATTGATAAGTTGCTGAGTAAAGCAGATGCCGGACAGGATTATGACAAAATGATGAGAGAGTTAAAATTTGATAGACGGGGAACT CCATCCGACGCCTTAAAAAGTACAGAGAAGCAAAAggaagaagaaagaaagaaactaGAAGAGCTGGAGAAGCAGAGACAAGCGCGGATGTTGCCGGAGGATGAGGCTCAGCAGAAACGGATGCAACCAACCGTAAAGCATAG GTCAGCTGATGATTTGGATGATAATTTTGAGTTAGATGACGAAAAAGAAATTATGTTGGCTTATGACAAGGATGGGAAACCTTTAGTGCCTGAACATATACTGAAAGATTATAAtg TACCAAAAGCCAGAAATACATTTGATGATGGTGTGTCCGATACATCATCTGAGGATGAAAATGATGAAGATGGTGAAGAAGATGAAGATGATGAAGAAAATGTATCAGATGATGaagaaaataaagttaatggTGATGTTAGCGAAAGTGATGAACAAAGTGGTGAGGAAAATGATGAAGATAAAGAAAACAGTGAAAAGAGTGACAAGGAAGATGAAGAAAGTGACGATGATGAAACAACTGTTACACCTATAAAggagaaaaataaaagcatagaacacaaaaaagaaattaatcgtAAAAGAAAAATGTCAAACAGTGATACAGTTACGAAAAAAGCCAAAGGTGATGAGCCACCTGTTGAAGTTATtgaaaatcatataaatgaGAATTATGAGAATCGCAAGAAAGAAAGTACTACTATTATTGGTGATGAGTCGGATGAAAGTGATGAAAAGGAAAAAAGTGATGAAGATCAAAAAAGTGGTAAAATTGTTGAAAAAATCGACGTAAAAAGTGATGAAGATGGTGAAAGCGATAAAgatgatgatgacgatgatgatgaaagTGATGGTGATAGTGGTGAAAATGATAAAGGTGAAAAAAGTGACGAGGGTGAAGAAAATTCGGATGATGAAAAATTCGGTTCAGTGTTTGAATTGAAGTCGGCGGAAGGTGATAAATTAAGG GAACTATTAAGTGGAAAAACGCCATCACAGCAATCGACAGCCTTacaaaaattgataaaaagttATGATCCCAGTTTATCAGAAAATAACAAAGAGATCCTCAGTCGACTTTTCGCTCATTTACTTCAATATGTTAACGACTTATTCACAAATCTCAAGGAAGAAGGCGATGTTATAAAGGCTTTCTTAATTTTCGACAAACTCGCTCCATATTTCTATGACttaatacacataaataaagtGTCGACAAAGAAATTCATTGCCGAGTTATTGAAAGAAAAGTACGACGCCTACAAAAAGAATTCCAGGAAAATGCCCGATTTAGACACtttgatatttttcaaattaatttcgtTATTATATCCCACATCTGATTTCCGGCATCCGGTCACGACGCCATCTTTAGTTTTCATGACCAACATTTTAGCTGAATGCAGATTCAAAGACGCGTATTCGGTTTCTCGAGGTCTATTTATTGTAgctttaattttagaatacaCAGTTTTGTCGAAACGATTCGTTCCTACCGCGGTTAACTTTTTAAGAGgcattttttatctgtgcgCCAATACGTCAGTATTAAATCCCATTCAAGTTGTACCTCCTTTTAGATTGCATAAAGatgtcaaaattttaaatttggatCAGGATTGCGCCAAAATGAACGTCAATGAGAAAATGGCGGCAAAAGATTTGGTCGCACAGGAGATAGACGATAGTTTTAGGATAAAATGTTTGTCGACTTCCATATTAATGCTAAGGGAATTTTTCGATAATTACATAGAAATGGAGGCATTAAAGGCTATTTTCGAGCCGCATATGCAGTTGTTAGGTCGTATTGATTTAGAAATGTATCCTAAGAAAGTTGCCAGTATTGTAACGAAGGTTTTGCAACACATGAAGGAAACTTTAGAGACAAAGACGTATACACTAATGGCGAAAGAAAAAGTGAGGCCCAAAGCGCTGAGGTTATATGAACCGGATATCCAGGAAGT TTTCACTGGCAGCAAGTCATCAAAATTATCACGTGAAAACGCAGAAAGGGCTCGATTAGAGACTAAATATAAGCGGGAAATGAAGGGAGCTTTGAGAGAAATTAGGAGGGATAAGGCGTATATAGCGTCTGTGAAGATACGACAGAAGATTCAGAG CGACAACGTAAGGAAAGAGAAGGTGAAACAGATCTACAAAGATGCTGCGATACAACAGGGAGAACTGAATAAATTGAAACGaatgaaataa
- the LOC123702899 gene encoding translocator protein-like, which yields MVNWRLIAALALPNVGGWLGALSMAGQVRSPTGKAWYDDLNKPSWNPPKWVFGPAWTALYTGMGYASYMVYEDCGGFTEDSLIPLSLFGTQLIFNWTWSPVFFKYHQIGLALIHMFALDIAAGACTISFFKVNKKTLYLMAPYLCWLTFATCLNYTIWKLNSNEPQTVKKD from the exons ATGGTGAATTGGCGACTTATCGCTGCCTTGGCTCTTCCCAATGTGGGAGGGTGGTTGGGAGCACTGAGCATGGCCGGTCAGGTCAGGTCCCCAACAGGCAAGGCCTGGTATGACGATCTGAACAAACCCTCATGGAATCCACCAAAATGGGTATTTGGACCGGCCTGGACTGCGCTATACACTGGCATGGGGTATGCTTCTTACATGGTGTATGAAGACTGTGGTGGTTTTACAg AGGACTCGCTCATTCCTTTGAGTCTGTTTGGCACACAGCTTATCTTCAACTGGACGTGGTCGCCTGTTTTCttcaaatatcatcaaattggattg gcCTTAATCCACATGTTTGCTCTCGACATAGCCGCGGGGGCTTGTACTATTAGTTTCTTCAAAGTTAACAAGAAGACGCTATATCTCATGGCTCCATATCTCTGTTGGCTGACGTTCGCCACCTGTTTGAACTATACCATTtggaaattaaattcaaacgaACCGCAAACTGTTAAGAAAGATTGA